Genomic window (Corticium candelabrum chromosome 3, ooCorCand1.1, whole genome shotgun sequence):
GTAAGGTTGAACGTTCTTGAGCCTAGTCAAAACAGAATTCTTTGATCCACGCAGGACGTTGGCCCCATCTGATCCATAAGCGATCATGTTTCTCCATGGAATACCATCATCTTTGAACATTTCTTCAATCTTGCCGAAAATGTTGGTAGCAGACGCTGACGGGACTGGTTTAATGCCCAAACTATAGGACTTCACCAATCCATCTGTAGTGTCGATCACGCGAGCTGATACTGCCACCTGTTCAAACACTGATATATCAGTAGATTCATCAGGAACGATGCTGAAAAATCCAATTTTCATCTGGGAAACGAGATGTGCGTGCATGCTATCAGCAACGGTGTGCACGGCTGCAGTCATTTTGGTGCGCCCGGCAGAAACGGCTGAAGCAATCTTAGAATCCGGGAAAAGGATTGGAAGCAGTGGAGTCAGATGATCAGACACTGCAAGAGCTACGTCATGCTCAGCAAAGAAGAATGCCAATTTTAGGACGGCGTTTGTTGCAGCTACCGAAACAGCGTTCTCTTGCTTTGGAGCAAAGCTGGCCTTGATAGTGCCTTTCCATCCAGAATTTTTTTGTTGTACTCTTGCAACGTGCTCCCGCGAGGTTGCGTGGGTACGCAAGGTCCTAAGACCGCCAGTCTTGTAGCTGAGGTCCTTAGTGCACAGACTGCAGAAGGCCATGCCTGCACTTCTCTTCGACTCTGTTAACCAACCAGAGCATACAGGATCGCTCTCCCACTCCTTCTTGTAGGCCTGTAGCCATCGTTTCATGATGCACGATCGGATCTATCCCGGATACGCTGCCCGCATCTAGCCTCGCGTGGCCAGGCTTTCACCTCAGGCGCTAGGCGCCTGACAAGTAGtgaaaggt
Coding sequences:
- the LOC134177674 gene encoding uncharacterized protein LOC134177674, with translation MKRWLQAYKKEWESDPVCSGWLTESKRSAGMAFCSLCTKDLSYKTGGLRTLRTHATSREHVARVQQKNSGWKGTIKASFAPKQENAVSVAATNAVLKLAFFFAEHDVALAVSDHLTPLLPILFPDSKIASAVSAGRTKMTAAVHTVADSMHAHLVSQMKIGFFSIVPDESTDISVFEQVAVSARVIDTTDGLVKSYSLGIKPVPSASATNIFGKIEEMFKDDGIPWRNMIAYGSDGANVLRGSKNSVLTRLKNVQPYLYSIHCTCHQLHLCAQGASKCIPPIVEDFARNVAYFFEKSAKRVARYKEFQAAANVPSHKLIKPSSTRWLSLHQSVSRVLEQWDALEQYFTQDNDVRNVSKVKEWVELMAAKSTKAYLYFLKQCLHCHSSSSVSADSFAERLVFTTA